CCCTCGCGAGGGAGGGCGACACGTGGAAGCTGCTCTCGTACCACCTCGGTTCGACGCCTTGACCCGTCTCGTTTACCGCAAGGAGCCCACGATGTGCAACCGGTTGTCGCCCGTCCCGTCTTCCGACCTCGAGTTCTGCCGCGTCCGCCGCTCGCCGCGAGGGCTGGCCCTGCTCGTCCTCTGCCTCGGGTGGGCCGGCTGCGGCACCACGATCGACATGAGCGCGGTGGGGAAGTCGGTGTCGGAGGGAATCCAGAGTCAGCTCGGCCTGGCCATCACCTCGGTGGCCTGCCCCCCGGAAGCGCGGCCGGCGAAAACCGGCGACGTCTTCGAGTGCGTCGCGACGCCGGCCGAAGGCGGCCGCCTGGTCGTGACGGTCACGCAGAAGGACGACCAGGGCAACGTCAACTGGGAGGTCACGAAGACCGAGGGGCTGCTCGATCTGCAGCTCGTCGAGGCGTCGGTGCGTGAAGGGCTGAAGCAGCAGGCCGGGGTCGAGACCACCGTGTCGTGCGGCCAGCGATGGAAGGGGGCGCGGCCGGGGGAGGTCTTCGAGTGCCGGGCCACCGCGCCCGACGGCCAGGAGGCCACCGTCGCGGTGACGACCACCGACGCCGAGGGCAACATCACCTGGGCGGTGCGCTGACACAAGGCTGG
This is a stretch of genomic DNA from Acidobacteriota bacterium. It encodes these proteins:
- a CDS encoding DUF4333 domain-containing protein codes for the protein MCNRLSPVPSSDLEFCRVRRSPRGLALLVLCLGWAGCGTTIDMSAVGKSVSEGIQSQLGLAITSVACPPEARPAKTGDVFECVATPAEGGRLVVTVTQKDDQGNVNWEVTKTEGLLDLQLVEASVREGLKQQAGVETTVSCGQRWKGARPGEVFECRATAPDGQEATVAVTTTDAEGNITWAVR